Below is a window of Streptomyces qaidamensis DNA.
CCACGGCTACGGCTTCCTGGCCGTGTTCGTGACGGCCTGCGTCATCCGGGCCGCCGAGCGCAGCCACGGCTATCACAAGGTGCTGCACGAGTTCACCGAGCAGATCGAGCGGTTGCTCACGGCCGCCCTGCTGTTCCTGCTCGGCGGTTACCTGGTGGCCGGCGCCCTGTCCGCCCTGACGCTGATGGGCGCGGTCGTCGCCATCGTCGTGCTCCTGGTCGTACGGCCGCTGGCCGGGTGGCCGGCACAGGCACGGACCGCCATGGGGAAGAAGGAGCGTGCCGTGGTCGCGGTGTTCGGGATCCGGGGCATCGGTTCGCTGTTCTACCTGTCCTACGCGCTGGGGCAGGACTCCTTCGGCGGTCTGGAACGGGAGCTGTGGGCGGTCGTGGCCCTCACCGTAGTGCTCTCGGTGGTGCTGCACGGGGTCATGGCGACCCCGGCCATCGGATACCTGGACCGGTGGCGGGACGGGCCGGAGCTCGGTGGTCGGTCGTAGGGGCAGACGTACGGGCCCGTACCCACCAAGGCGCGAGGTGGGTACGGGCCCGTGCCGGAGCCGGGCCGCCGGGGGGCGGTCAGACGGTGGTCTTCACCGACTCCTGGTCCTCGTCGCCGTCGTCGCCGATCTCACCGGCCTTGCGGGCGCGGACGAACTCCAGGAAGGAGTTGAGTTCGCGCTTGACGACCGGGGCGAGCAGGTACAGGCCGATGATGTTGAACACCGACAGCAGGAAGAGCGCGGAGTCGGCGAGGCTGATCAGCGAGTCGAGGGACATCAGGGCGCCCAGGATCACGAACAGGCTCCAGACGGCCTTGAAGACGGTCTCGCTGGCCTTGCTCTTGCCGAACAGGTACGACCAGGCCTTGAGGCCGTAGTAGCCCCAGGTCAGGATCGTGGAGAAGGCGAACAGCAGCACCGCGATCGTGAGCACGGCCGGGAACCAGGGCAGCACGGTCTCGAAGGCGTCGGAGGTGATGGTGACGCCGCCGATGCTCTCGCCCGCGCGGGCCTCGGCCCAGCTGGCCGGGTTGGCGATGACGATGGTCAGCGCGGTCATCGTGCAGATGACGACGGTGTCGATGAACGGCTCCAGCAGGGCGACCAGACCCTCGCTCGCGGGGTGCTTGGTCTTGACCGCGGAGTGGGCGATCGGGGCGGAGCCGAGACCGGCCTCGTTGGAGAACGCGGCGCGCTGGAAGCCGATGATCAGGGCACCGAGCACACCGCCGGCGACGCCCTCAGCTTCGAAGGCGCCCTGCAGGATGGTCTGGAAGGCGTCGGGCACGGCGGTGACGTTGCTCAGGATGACGACCAGGCAGGCCACGATGTAGATGGCGGCCATCGCGGGCACGAGCCGGCTGGTGACCGAGGCGATGGAGCGGATGCCGCCGAGCAGCACGAGACCGACCAGCGCGGAGACGACCAGGCCGAAGAGGACGGCGCCGGCGGAGGAGGCCAGGAAGCCGTCCTCGCCGCCGAAGGTCGAGGAGATCTGCGCGTAGCTCTGGTTGGTCTGGAACAGGTTGCCGCCGAACAGACCGAAGAAGAGGATCATGATCGAGGCGAGGACGGCGAGTACCTTGCCGAGCTTGGCGCCGCCGCTGCCGAAGCGCTCCTTGAGGCCCTTGGGCAGGTAGTGCATCGGGCCGCCGGAGACGGTGCCGTCGGCGTGTACCTCGCGGTACTTCACGCCGAGGGTGACCTCGACGAACTTGGAGGCCATGCCGAGCAGGCCGCACAGGATCATCCAGAACGTCGCGCCGGGGCCGCCGATGGAGACGGCGACGGCCACACCCGCGATGTTTCCGAGGCCGACCGTGCCGGAGACGGCGGCGGTCAGGGCCTGGAAGTGGTTGACCTCGCCGGTCGACCCCTTTTCGTCGTACTTCCCGCGCACGACGTCGAGCGCGAGTCTGAACTTGCGGACCTGCACGAACCCGAACCAGCCGGTGAAGACGAGACCGGCGACGACGAGCCAGGCGACGATGAGGGGAAGATCCGTTCCGCCTACGGGAACAGCGTAGAAGACGACGTCTCCGAGCCACTTGGCTATCGGTTCGAAGAAATCGCTGACGGCTTCGTCGACGTTTTGGGTGACGGAGTCGAGTGACACAGTTGCTACCTCGATGGTGCGAGCCCGGGGCACAGGGGAAGTGCCGCCGGTCGATGTGCGGTCTCGGAACGAACGCCGTTGTCCGATCGGCGACGCTGGGTGGGCTGTCCGTGGATGCGGATCGTGATCACCCTGGTCGTGCTGCCGGTGCATGCCGACCGCTCCGCACTGTGGCGTCGAGTGGTGCCACCTGCGGAGTTGCGTAGTTCTACCACGACCATTGCCATGTCTTTAGTGACTCAAGTCACATAACTCACAGTCGCAGTCGAGAATGCCAGCGAGCGATATCGGACCGTTATGCGGGGCCGGAGATCCGTTCACCGGACAGCTGATGAACGTACATACACATAGGCATGGGGGCGGCGTAAGCGTTCCGTCATCTCTCGCGGGGGTCATGACGCCTTCCTGACCCGTTGAATGGGGAGCCACGAAAGCTCTCAGGAAGTGAGGCATGGAATGGCACGCAGGCAGATGGTGCTGGGCAGGCCGCTGGTCATCGGCGTGCTGGCGATGGCGGTCGTAGGCGCCGGTCTCGGGCTGTACTGGTTCCAGCCGTGGAAGCTGTGGCAGGACGAGACCGTGCAGGAGGCACTGCCCAGCGCCGTGGCCCCGACGGTCCCTGAGGCCGAAGCGCCCTCCGAGTCGCCTTCCCCGGCTCCCGGGCCCCGGACGCTGGCGGGCGGCACATTGATCAGCCACGAGCACGCCACCTCGGGCAGCGTGAAGCTCGTACGGCTCGCCGACGGCTCCCATGTCATACGGCTGGAGAACCTCGACACCAGCAACGGTCCGGATCTGCGCGTGTGGCTGACCGACGCGCCGGTGAAGGAGGGGCGGGCCGGATGGCACGTCTTCGACGACGGCGCGTACGTCAGCCTCGGCAAGCTCAAGGGCAACAAGGGGAGCCAGAACTACGCCGTACCGGCCGACGTCGACGCGTCCCGGTACACCAGCGTGAGCATCTGGTGCGACCGTTTCGACGTGTCCTTCGGCGCGGCTGAACTGGCGCGCTCCTGAACCCGACCGCGGGGGCGCGTCACAGGCCCTGGGTGGGCCAGTCCAGCAGCCTTGCGCCGATCACCGCGGTCTGCAGCATGTAACGGTGGGCCGGATCGGCCGGGTTGGCACCGGTGAGTTTGTGGATGCGCTCCAGCCGGTAGGTCAGGGCCCGCACGCTGAGAGTGAGGCGACGGGCCGCCTCGGCGGCAATGCACCCGGAGTCGAAGTAGGCGGTGAGGGTGTCCAGGAGGGGCTGGGCGCCGCCGCGGGCCGTGGTGAGCGGGCCGAGGGTGTTGACGACGAGTTCGGCCATGGCCTGCCGGTCGCGGGTGAGGACCGGGTAGACGAGCAGGTCGGCCGCCCGCAGGACCGGGTCCTCCAGTTCCAGGCGCTCGGCGAGTTCCAGGACGCCCAGCGCCTCCTCGTAGGAGTGCACGACACCGCCGGGGCCGGGCTGGGGCCGGCCGATGGCGACGCGGCCGCCGTCGGTGGCGGCATGGGCCTGCTTCGCGAAGTGGGCGAGGACCTCGTCCTGGGAGCCGGGAGCGATGCACAGCAGCCGGCCGTCCTTGGTGGTGAGCAGGATGCTGCGGTCGCCGAAGCGTGAGATGAGGGCGCGTTCCACCTGGCGGGGGACGGGGTCGCCCTCCTCGTAGGCGGTCGGGCCCTCGGCGACGGCGACGGCGTGGGCGTGCGAGAGACGCAGGCCGA
It encodes the following:
- a CDS encoding PucR family transcriptional regulator, coding for MAELEIPEQYLAGYARMLAEVAATGRRLTRKELASRRALGEQAADAGHGLRALVSAHLTAARSAWPPGPTSADTVLAAVQQATDAFAEGFERAQRQAVRQEEAARREFIDDLLYGRSDLGRLSERAERFGLRLSHAHAVAVAEGPTAYEEGDPVPRQVERALISRFGDRSILLTTKDGRLLCIAPGSQDEVLAHFAKQAHAATDGGRVAIGRPQPGPGGVVHSYEEALGVLELAERLELEDPVLRAADLLVYPVLTRDRQAMAELVVNTLGPLTTARGGAQPLLDTLTAYFDSGCIAAEAARRLTLSVRALTYRLERIHKLTGANPADPAHRYMLQTAVIGARLLDWPTQGL
- a CDS encoding alanine/glycine:cation symporter family protein, with protein sequence MSLDSVTQNVDEAVSDFFEPIAKWLGDVVFYAVPVGGTDLPLIVAWLVVAGLVFTGWFGFVQVRKFRLALDVVRGKYDEKGSTGEVNHFQALTAAVSGTVGLGNIAGVAVAVSIGGPGATFWMILCGLLGMASKFVEVTLGVKYREVHADGTVSGGPMHYLPKGLKERFGSGGAKLGKVLAVLASIMILFFGLFGGNLFQTNQSYAQISSTFGGEDGFLASSAGAVLFGLVVSALVGLVLLGGIRSIASVTSRLVPAMAAIYIVACLVVILSNVTAVPDAFQTILQGAFEAEGVAGGVLGALIIGFQRAAFSNEAGLGSAPIAHSAVKTKHPASEGLVALLEPFIDTVVICTMTALTIVIANPASWAEARAGESIGGVTITSDAFETVLPWFPAVLTIAVLLFAFSTILTWGYYGLKAWSYLFGKSKASETVFKAVWSLFVILGALMSLDSLISLADSALFLLSVFNIIGLYLLAPVVKRELNSFLEFVRARKAGEIGDDGDEDQESVKTTV
- a CDS encoding DM13 domain-containing protein; translation: MARRQMVLGRPLVIGVLAMAVVGAGLGLYWFQPWKLWQDETVQEALPSAVAPTVPEAEAPSESPSPAPGPRTLAGGTLISHEHATSGSVKLVRLADGSHVIRLENLDTSNGPDLRVWLTDAPVKEGRAGWHVFDDGAYVSLGKLKGNKGSQNYAVPADVDASRYTSVSIWCDRFDVSFGAAELARS